Below is a window of Gemmatimonas sp. UBA7669 DNA.
GGCAGATGGCCGCGCTGCCGCTGCAGCCGCGTCTCGCGCATCTCGTACTGGTGGCGGCGTCGCGTGGCGCAGGTGAACTGGGGGCGCAGCTCGCGGCGCTGCTCGAGGAGCGCGATGTGCTTCGGGTCGAGGGTCCGGCGCGTGCACCGGCCGATCTCCGGCTCAGGCTCGAGGCGCTGCAGCACGATGAGCGTGAGGTGTCGTTGCATGGTGCGCGGGTGGACCGGGATGCGCTGCGGCGAGTGAGGCAGGCGGGCCGAGAGATTGCGAACAGAACGGCAAACAGCGGAAGCCAACACAACATCGACGTCGGCGTACTCGTCGCCCTCGCATTCCCCGATCGTGTGGCGCAGCGCCGCCCCGGAAGCGACGGCCGCTATCTGTTGCGCAACGGTAGCGGGGCGGTGGTCACGCGCGGTGACGCACTCTTCGACGAGCCGTGGCTGGTCATTGCCGAACTCGATGGGCAACCCCCCGAGTATCGCGTGGCGCGTGCGGTCCCGATTTCACTCGAGGATCTCCGGCTGGAGGTGCGGGATCAGCTGAGCACCGACCGTGGTGTGGACTGGGATGAGCGCACGCGCAGTGTGAAGGCCGTGCAGCGTGTGCGGCTTGGTGCGATCACCATCGAAGAGAAACCGCTGCGTGAGGTGGACGCCGAGCAGGTTCGTGCGCTCTGGATTTCACAGCTCACCAGGAGCGGTGCATCCGCCTGGCCATGGAGCGAGAGCGCCACACGTTTGCGGGAACGGCTCGCCTTTCTGCATCACTTCGACCGCACGTGGCCCGACGTCTCCGACGACGCGCTGGTGAACACGCTGGATGAGTGGCTCGGCCCGCATCTCGACCGACTGCGCAACTGGACGCAGCTCGAACAACTACCGTGGCACGACGCCCTCTCCACACTCATCTCCTGGGACCGGCGTGCGGCGCTCGATCGGCTGGCGCCCACCCATCTCGAGGTGCCAAGCGGGTCACGCATTGCTGTGAACTACAGTAGCCCCGACGCGCCGGTGCTGGCTGTGAAGCTGCAGGAAGTCTTTGGGTGGACGAGCACGCCCATGCTGCTCGACGGGCGCGTGCCGGTCACGCTGCACTTGCTTTCACCCGCGCAACGCCCGGTGCAGGTCACGCGCGACCTCGCCGGCTTCTGGCGCACGGGCTACTTCGAGGTGCGCAAGGATCTGCGTGGACGCTATCCGCGTCACCCCTGGCCGGATGATCCACTGACCGCAGAAGCCACGCGGCGCGCCAAGCCGCGTGGCACCTGAGACCGAACGAGCCGCTTACGCCAATGCCGCCGGCAACTCGGCCACGAACTGTCGCATCTCGTCTGGCGTCCCGATGGAAACACGGCACCAGTCCGTGTACGGCGGAAACGCGCGTCCAATGAGAAAGCCCTTGCCCTCGAAGTGACGCTGGAGTTGCTGCACCGGCTTGCCACTCTGGAAGAACACGAAGTTGGTTTGCGACGGCGCCGCCTTCTTGCCCAGTCGCGCCAGCGTGTCGAGCAGCAGCTTGCGTCCCTCGGCGTTCTTCTGCTTCACAAACGTCTGATACTCCACGTCGAGCAGGGACGCGTTGGCGGCGTGCAGGCCAAACACGTTCGCGTCGCCGGTGACGTACTGCTGCAGACGCGCAATGATGTCAGGACGCGCGACGGCAAACCCCACACGCAGTCCTGCCAGGCCGTGAATCTTGCTGGCGGTGCGCGACACGATCACCTGTTCGCCCTTGAGCACCAGATCCACCATGCTCTTGTATCCCGGCGCATCAACGAAGTCGAAGTAGGCTTCGTCCACGATGACCGGTGTGCGCCGCGCCACATTGGACACGAACTCACGCAAGGCCTTGTCGTCGGCAAGGTTTGACGTGGGGTTGTTGGGATTGCACACAAACACGAGTTTCGTGCCGCTGCCGATCTTCGCGTCCATCGTGTAGAGATCGTGATCGAGATGCTGATCGAGCGGTACCTTGTGCACGGTGGCGCGCAGTGTCTCGCCCCAGCGCGGCAGGTCTTCGAACGTGGGCCAGGGCGCCACGATCTCGCCGCCTTCGAGCGCATAGGCCATGGCCAGAATACCCAGCACCTCGCTCGAGCCCTGCGTGACCAGCACATGATCCTCGGGCACCCCCACATGCTGCGCGAACGTGCGGCGAATCTCCTGACGAATGGGTGGCATGTACCAGGTGTGCTGCGCCCAGGAGCCCATGAGCGCGTCCTTGGCCTTGGGTGACATGCCGAAGGGGTTCTCGTTGAACGAGAGGCGAATGGGGCCCGCGGCGCGACGCGCCGTGGTGGCATCGCGCTCGAGCTGCGCCAGCATGTCCGGGTAGGACACGTTCCCCAGCACCCGCGCCATGTCGGCGGCGGGCAGCAACCCGGGCAAAGCGGCGGTGGCGCCTAGACCGAGACCGGTGGTGCGCAGCCACGCGCGGCGGGAGAGTGCGGACATGTGAGCCTCGACGGGCGGTGGAAGGGAGGGGGCAGGCAAGGTCGCGCCGTAGCCTTGATTCTGCGTCGGCCCACACGAAATGGCGACTATCTTGCGCCATGACTTCTGGCCGCTGGCTGCTGACGCTGCTTTCGTTTGCCCTGATGCTGGGCGCGTCGGCCTGGGTGGTGTGGCCCCACTGGCCAGCGGACGGCATGCCGTGGCTGGCCTGGCCGGTGCACGCGGTGGCCTTGGCAACAGTCACCGCGGAACTGCTGACTCGCGCGTTCAAGATCCAGGCTTCGGCCCGCGCCTGCGGAATCGCGCTGCGTTTCATCACCGCGCTCCGGGTGTGTCTGGCGGGTGATTTTGCCGCCGCCATTACGCCAGCGCGATCGGGTGCGGAGCCGGCCCGCTATCTGGTGCTCGCGGAAAGCGGCACGGGTCCGGCCGAGCGGGTGCTGGTGCTCTTTCTCGAACTCTTTCTCGAGATGTGGAGTTTGCTGCTGGTATGCTCGGCGCTCGCGGTCGTGTTTCACGGCCGCGGGGCGTCGGCGGCTGGCCTGGCTGCGTTGGTGGGTGGCTACAGCTCGCTGGTATTGACGCTGGGCGCGGTGGGTTGGGTACTGTCACAACACCACGCGCGCGGACCGGTACCGGACTGGGCGGTGAGACTGCGGGTGTCGCCCGGCGGCTGGCGCGCGGTGCAGCGGCTGCTTCGTGGGCTGCGCCGTTCGGTGTTGGCCCTCCGGCACGCGCATCCTGGGCACATGGCGTTGGCCCTGGGTGGGTCGGTGCTGCACGTGCTGGGCAAGGTGGCCACGCTGCCGCTTCTGGTGTTCCTGTCGGCGCCGGACTTTCCGGTCACGCTCGAGAACCTGGCGCCGCTGGTGCTTTGGCCCTTGGCGCTGTTTTACGGCGGGGTGGTGGTACCGGCTCCGGGCGGTGGTGGATTCATCGAGGGGGCCTTTGCGACGGTTTTGCGGGACGCCATTCCATCGGCCGTGTTTGTGTCGTCGCTGCTCTGGTG
It encodes the following:
- the hrpB gene encoding ATP-dependent helicase HrpB, producing the protein MAAQRGDVTLPIDEALPALHAALTARAAAVLEAPPGAGKTTRVPPSLLDAPWLGTQRVLMLEPRRLAARSAAHFMARVRGESVGETVGYRVRGETRVSARTRIEVVTEGVLARLLSADPTLEGYGAVLFDEFHERSLQADLGLALVLETQQVREDLRLVVMSATLDGDAVAGLLADHAGPAPVIRSAGRAYPVETQYRPPRRDEWLDASVSRVLREALDAHDGDVLVFLPGMSEQQRVASRLASWVPDTVQVHVLHGSLSLADQDAALGASPPGTRKVVLSTSVAETSLTVEGVRVVVDAGLSRVARYDAAAGLTRLVTTRVSRASADQRRGRAGRVAPGVCYRLWDAQEEHGMAAATRPEILDADLSSLALELADAGIADPSQLRWLDVPRAGAFAQARELLRELGALDVGGRITAHGRQMAALPLQPRLAHLVLVAASRGAGELGAQLAALLEERDVLRVEGPARAPADLRLRLEALQHDEREVSLHGARVDRDALRRVRQAGREIANRTANSGSQHNIDVGVLVALAFPDRVAQRRPGSDGRYLLRNGSGAVVTRGDALFDEPWLVIAELDGQPPEYRVARAVPISLEDLRLEVRDQLSTDRGVDWDERTRSVKAVQRVRLGAITIEEKPLREVDAEQVRALWISQLTRSGASAWPWSESATRLRERLAFLHHFDRTWPDVSDDALVNTLDEWLGPHLDRLRNWTQLEQLPWHDALSTLISWDRRAALDRLAPTHLEVPSGSRIAVNYSSPDAPVLAVKLQEVFGWTSTPMLLDGRVPVTLHLLSPAQRPVQVTRDLAGFWRTGYFEVRKDLRGRYPRHPWPDDPLTAEATRRAKPRGT
- a CDS encoding pyridoxal phosphate-dependent aminotransferase; this translates as MSALSRRAWLRTTGLGLGATAALPGLLPAADMARVLGNVSYPDMLAQLERDATTARRAAGPIRLSFNENPFGMSPKAKDALMGSWAQHTWYMPPIRQEIRRTFAQHVGVPEDHVLVTQGSSEVLGILAMAYALEGGEIVAPWPTFEDLPRWGETLRATVHKVPLDQHLDHDLYTMDAKIGSGTKLVFVCNPNNPTSNLADDKALREFVSNVARRTPVIVDEAYFDFVDAPGYKSMVDLVLKGEQVIVSRTASKIHGLAGLRVGFAVARPDIIARLQQYVTGDANVFGLHAANASLLDVEYQTFVKQKNAEGRKLLLDTLARLGKKAAPSQTNFVFFQSGKPVQQLQRHFEGKGFLIGRAFPPYTDWCRVSIGTPDEMRQFVAELPAALA
- a CDS encoding lysylphosphatidylglycerol synthase transmembrane domain-containing protein, with amino-acid sequence MTSGRWLLTLLSFALMLGASAWVVWPHWPADGMPWLAWPVHAVALATVTAELLTRAFKIQASARACGIALRFITALRVCLAGDFAAAITPARSGAEPARYLVLAESGTGPAERVLVLFLELFLEMWSLLLVCSALAVVFHGRGASAAGLAALVGGYSSLVLTLGAVGWVLSQHHARGPVPDWAVRLRVSPGGWRAVQRLLRGLRRSVLALRHAHPGHMALALGGSVLHVLGKVATLPLLVFLSAPDFPVTLENLAPLVLWPLALFYGGVVVPAPGGGGFIEGAFATVLRDAIPSAVFVSSLLWWRFYTFYLYVLVGGLTAGSVVVRSLKSGHNQDS